The segment AAGGCGAAGAACACCGGATGGTAGAAGGACACCACCACGTAGCCGACCAAGGTCTGCAGCACCAGGGTGGTGCCCCCCACCGCCATGGCCGGCAGGGTCTTCTGCAGATTCATGATCTCGAAGAAGCGGTTCATCAAGTCGTCGCGGTTGCGCTTTAGCAGCGCATCGTGATCCGCGTAGACGAGGCGCAGGGCGATCTCCGAGGTCATGCGGGCAAAGAAACGGCGCTCGAAGACCTCCATCGCCCACACCTGCAGGGCGACAAGAAATCCGGACAAGGCCAGCACGGCGAACAGCGCGAGGGACAGCACCACCACCGCACGCACGACGGTGGTGTTGGCCACCGCCTCGATCAGGATCTGCACCGAGATGGGAACGGCAAGGGTGAAGAGGCTGATGGCAACCGCGTAGATGGCGGCGACGTAGAAGAAACCCGCGTCGGGCGCCACGATCAGGCGCAACAGGGGAAACAGCCTGAACGGCTGTTTGGAAAGATCTGCCATGGACGATCGAATCCGGCGAGCGCGGGGGTGGCGCCCAACAGCGCAGAGGATAACGTAAGACCGCACCAGGGTTGCCCGGTGCGGTCTCCGAGCCGCGCTAGACGCGGCAGATTTTTATGCGGGGAAGAACTCGATCGGCTTGGTCGTCGTGACTTCGGAAACGTCCTTCGCACCGAAGTCGAAGAGGCGAACGCGACGCACGAGCTTGGCCTCGAGTTCGGGCGAGTTCAGCTCGCTCGACACCACCTCGCAGGCCACCACCTGACCGGAGGGCGCGATGGTCAGGCGCAGCACCAGCTTGCCCTGCAGGCCGGGGTTTTGCCGTAAGGCCCGACGGTAGAGCGCGTAGATCGCCGCCTTGTTGCGGTCGAACACCATCTCGATCTCTTCGCGACTGCGCGTGACGGCGACAGCACCGGCTGCCTCGGCTGCGGCCCGCGCCACCTGCGCCACGGCCACGTCGCTTTCCACCGTGGTGGTCTGTCGACCGGTCAGCTGAGTGCCGCCCGTGTTGCGGCTTAAGCCCGCCGTGTTGATACCGCCACTGGCTGACCCAGCACCTGCAGTCACCAGCGAGCGCTCGCTGCGATCCGCCGCAGCTACGGAATCCGATAGGGCCTGGGGCTTAGCGGCCACGGTTACCGCCGTATGCTGGCGCAGATCGGCGAGCTGATCGGCAAAGGCCATCACGCCCGTGCGCGAGGCCTTCTCGCGCGCCTCCGCGACGCGCTCCTGAGGCTTCACCTCGGGCGGGGGCGGCGTCGGTTCGGGCTCAGGCGTCACCTCCGGCACGGGCTCGGGCGGCTTCTCCTGCACCACAGGTTCCGGCTCCGGCGTGGGCTCCGGTTGCACCACGGGCGGCGGCGGTGGCGGCTTCTTGCGCTCGATCACGAGCTTCACGAAGCGCTCAGGCACCTCTTCGGGGCGCGCCTGTTCGGCATCTTGAGTCGGCAGGATCGGCACGATCAGGGCCAGCACCAGCGTGACGGCCAGCACGCGCACCGTGAACTTGTTCAGGCGCTTGGCGTCGACCTCGGGCACGCTCCACGGCAGGTCGTACTCGCGGTAGTAGCTGTGCACGTAAGTGCTCATGACTGGGCACCTCCACCTGCAGCCTCATCCTTGCCGGCGCGCTGGACGACGGCCAGGGAGACCCGCGTGTAATCCGCATCGGTACAGGTCGCCATCACCTTCTTCAGCAGGCGGAAGGGCGTGCCCTTGTCGCCCATGATGGTGACCTCGTGGGTGGGCGGCTCATCGTCGGCCGCAAGGCCCGCATCGGCGATCAGTCGTTCGTGTTCGGCGGCCAAGGCCTCGCGCAGGGGCGCGATGATGTTGCCATCCACGGCAGCCGCCTCGTCCGTGGTGGCCACCTGTTGGCCCTGGACCAGGATGCGGTCGGCCGTGACCATCACCACCACCGTCTCGCGCGGTTTCTCCTCCGCCACGGACTCAGGCATGGCGAGGATCTTCGAGGACGGTACCTCCTGCGAATCGTTGGAGTTCACCAGCAGGAAGAACACCAGGATGGTGAAGATATCCATCAGGGAAACGAGGTTCAGTTTCCCGGCCGCAGACGCGTTGGCGTTGCGCCGCCCGCCACTGAAGCGACGATTGAATCTGGTTGACACTATCAGTGCTCCTTAGAAGGCGTCAGTCGCCCGCATCGAGGACGCTCGCGGCGTCGGCGGTCAGGGCAGCTTCGACGCCGGGCGAGGCAGGCACGGCATCGCCCACGGCGATCTCGGGGAACAGCTCTCCGAACTGCTTGTTGCCGTTCTCCACCACCTGCTCCACGCGCACCGCGTCCATCACCTGCACGAGTACGTCGTACTCGATGTCAGGCTCCAGCAGCACGGTGGCGTCGGTCTTGTCGGGGTAGCGCACCTTCACCTGCTTCAGGAAGTCGGCGAGGGCGGCCAGGTCGTACCGGCCATCCGCCGTGTTGGCGAAGGCTTTCAGCAACCCCGTGTCACGATCGCCCACCTCCAGGTAGCTGGCGCGCACGGTGATCTCGAGGTTGAGCGTCTCCTCAGGCTCCGACTGGGCCGCCGCCCCATCGGGCCCCGGCAAGTTGAGCTCGATCACGGCCAGGCGTGAGAACACGGCGGTGATCAGGAGAAAGGGCACCAGGATCACCATCAGGTTCATGAACGCCGTGATGTTGAGCTCCGCCGTCTCCTGGGCGTGTCGCTCTCGCCACTTGCGCCGACCGATGGCCATGGCTCAGGCGCCCTCTTTCTGCGCCGTGCGCTCGCTCACGTTGTTCAGGAACTTCACCGCCGCCATCTCCAGCGAGTCGACGATGCGCGAGGTCTTCGACTGCAGCACCGTGTGGATCAGCAGCAGGGGAATCGCCACCATCAGGCCGAAGGCGGTGGTGTTCATGGCCACGGAGATACTGGCCGACAGCAGGTCAGCCTTCTCCGCCGGATTGGCCGCGGCCACCGCCGTGAACGCCTTGATCAGACCGATGATGGTGCCGAGCAGGCCGAGCAGCGTGGCCACGTTGGCGAAGGTGGCGAGGTAGTGCGTGCGTTGCTCGAGGCGCGGCACCTCTTCCATCAGGCTCTCCTCCATGGCGCGCTCGATGTCGTCGCGACGGCGCGAGCTGCGCAGGCGATCGAAGCCGTAGGAGAGGATCTTGCCGACGGAGGTCTTCGACTGGCGGGTCACGATGACCGCCTGGTTGTAGTCGCCGCTCTTCAGCAGCGGCGTGACCTTCTTCCACACCTGCTGGTTGCGCACGGCAGACATGGATAGCACCACCCAACGCTCGAGGGCGATGGCGAGACCAATCGCAAAGACGATGACGATCGGGTACATGAACATCCCGCCGTCTTGAAAGAAACTGACTACCGCGTTGTAGGCGTTCATTAACTTATTCCTCAGTCAGGTTAGTCGCCGTCTTGGCCAATTGTGCTGCGTCATCCGTCGGTCCACCGTGAAGCAAGCCGTAGTACTCGAGTTCGCGTCGAAATACTTCCGGGTCCACGGGGGCCAGGGCCTCTTCCACCAGGCTGACGATGGGTCGTCCGCCGAGTTCTGCGGGCGCCGCGGATTTCCACGGCACCACCACCATCACCCGGGGCAACTCGCGGTTGCCGCTCACGGAGGTGGTCTGTAGTTCGATATCTTGTCGGCCGCGTCGCCGAGCTGCGCGCGTAGGCGTCGGCGAGGTGTCCACGGCGGGCCCCGGCGCTTCCTGTGCGGCAGGCGTCTCGCTCGCCGCAGCCTCCTGCTCTTGGGCGAAGGCGCTGGGGCCGAGCAGCATGCCGGCGAGGGCTGCGATCAGGATGCGCTGCATCCGACGATTAGAATTCTTCATCGACCACTCCTGCCGTTCGCTGTTCGGCTTCCACTTGCCTGCGCATGTCGGCGATCCACGCCTCCACCCGGTCGTCCGGCTCGTCTGCGAGTTGGAAGTAACGTTCGTAGTGCGCCAGGGCCTCGGCGGGCTGGTGCAGGTAGATGTCGTGCAACACGGCGGCGTTGAAGTGCGCCAGCGCGTAGTCCGGCGCCACGGCGATCGCCTTCCCGTAGGCCTCGCGCGCCGAGAGGAAGCGCCCCATCTGGCGGTAGACCACGCCAAGTTGGTTCCAGGCCTCCACCGCCTCGGGGCGAAGCTCGATGGCGGCGAGCAAGGCGTTCTGGGCCGCCTCGTAGTTGCCCTCGCCCGAGAGCGCGATACCGAGGTTCACCCGTGGGCCGAGCAACGCAGGCTGCGCCGCCACGAGCGCCTCGAGACGCTCGCGGGCCGCCGCGAAATCGCCCGCCTCGAGCAACGCCAAGGCCGCGCCGTAATCCCGTTGCACCTGGGCTGACACGACCACCGCGTCGGCCTCACCCTCCTCGCCGCCCTTCGCCTTGCGCGCGGAAGGCACGGACGAGCAACCGCCCACCACGAGGGCAGCGGTGAGCAGGAGCAATAGGTGCGCCCCTGCACGGGCCGGCACGCCTCGGCGACCGGGATTAATCGATGTAGCTGACAAGGGTCTCTCCCTTCTCCGCCTTGGCGTAGCGCGCTGGCACCAGCTCAGCGAGGCGCGTCAGGCTGGCCTGCACCCATTCGTCGAACACGCCATCCACGGTGCGACGCGCATTGGCCTCATGTAATTCGATCGCCTGTTCCTCGAAGGGAAAGGCCTGTTCTTCGAGCAGGAACTCGTACTGTTCCAGCTCCAATTCACTCAGCTCCCGCGGGCGCTCCGAGTCCATCAGGGCGCGACCGAGGCCGAGGTAGAGATCCGCGATGCGATAGGCCGAGGCCGTGCTGACGTCGGCGATGCCGTAGCCCGCCGCCAAGGTGTAGGCATCCAGCGTGCTCTCCATGGCACCGCGCTTGGCGGTGAGGCTCTCCTGGATCGGCAGCGTGAGCTGCAGCCGTTCGAACTGCTCGCGCTCCACGTCGGCGAGCTTGAGGGCGGCGCCGGCCGCCGCGCTTCGGCTGCGATCGCTGCGATTGGCGCCCGCCGCTGCATCGATGTCGACCAGGCGACGCAGGGCCGTGAGCTCCGCCGCGCCGTTGCCGAGGCGCTGATGGGTGGCGGCCGTGCGCTCCTGCGCATCGACGCGCTCGTCCAGGCTCACGGGCAGCTGATCGCTCAGGTAGGCGAGCATCGCGAGGGTCTTGGGCGGGTTGTTCGACTGCTCGTACTGATTCGTAGCGTTCCAGGCTGAGTCGATGCGCACGTCCATGGGTTCGCCGTCCGTGCGCGCTACGCGCTCGAGCTCCACGGCGGCACCGGCGGCGTCGCCCGTGGCGAGGTAAGCCGTGGCCAGCTTGCGGGTGACGTCGGCCGCGTACTCGTGGTCCGGATGGCGAGCGCGGAAGTCGTTGAGGGCGGTGGCCGCCCGCTCCCACTGCTCGAGCTGGATCAGGGCGGCGGAGGCGTCGTAGTCGGCGGTGGCGGTGATCGACGAGTCGGGCGCCACCTGGGCCACGCGGAGGAAGTCCTCCACGGCGCTCTCGAGGTCGCCCGCGTCGCGATGGGCCTCGCCCTGGCGGTAGACGCTTGCGGCCAGGCGTTCGGTCATGTCTTCGCGAACCTGCGGCTCGGGATCGAGGGCGAGCACCTGCTGATAGGCCTGTTCGGCACGCAGGTAGTCGGCCAGTTCGAACTGGGCGTAGCCGACCACGGTCCAGGCAGTACGGGCCAGGGCCAATTCGGCCGGCGGATCCCAGGTGGTGACCACCACGGCGGCATCGCTCGCCGCCGCGTACTCGCCGAAGGCGAACAGGTCTTCCGCGGCACGGGTCTGCACGGCGACCGCTTGTGCATGGGTCGGGAAGGTGACGGCGAAGCGCAGGGCACTGTCCACGCCCTGGCGACGCCAGCCGTCGCGGCCCGCACCATCACCGAGGCGCTCGGCCTCGCGATCGTAGGCCAGCAATGCAGCGTAACCTGCCTCCGCGGCCTGCATGTGATCACCGTACTCGTACGCCGTGCGCTCGTATTCCTCGGTGGCTTCGGCGAAGCGTTGCTGCTCGAAGAGCAGTTCGGCCAACAGGAAGCGCTTGCCCGGCGTCTCCACCTCGGCCGGGAAGGACGCGAGCCACTGGCGGTACCAGTAGGTGGCGGTTTCGTAGTCGGCAGCGGAATCGTCGGTACCCGCCTCCGCACCGGCCTGGGCGCGGGCGTGGTAGTACTCGGTCAGGTCGGTCAGGTGCACCTTGAGGGCCGCGACCACGTCCTCCAGCTCGGCGGGCGCGTGCAGGGTCCAGAACGGTGCGGTGAGGGCGTAGCGCTCGGCGAAGGCTTCCTTCGCGGCGAGCACCTCGTCGGAGAAGCCGGCGTTGACGTAGGTATCGATCACCCGCAGCTGCAGCACCGGCGCCTCGCGATGCTCCGGGTAGGCCACCGAGAAGGCATCGTAGGTGATGGCGGCGTCGTTGAAGCGCTCCTGACCCAGGTAGAGATCGCCGAGGCCGGCGTAGGTGAGGTGCTCGAAGCCCTGCTTCGGCTGGGTGGCGAGGAACGCGGTGAGCGAGTCGACGCCCTCCAGGTAGGAGAAGCTGATGCTCATCGCCCGAATCGCATCGTCCAGCAGCTCGCGCTCGGCGCGAGAGATGTCGTCCTCGGCCCGTTGGCTGTAGGCCGTCTCGTCCGGGGTGAGGATGCGACCGGCGAGGTGCCAGAAGGCGGCCGTCCCGTCTTCGTAGCGTGCTTCGCGGAAGAGGGACCAGCCCTGCTTGTACAGGGCTTGATCGAAGAAGTCCGATACATCGCCGATGGCGAGCACCTGGCCGTAGGCATCCGCCGCCAGGTCGAAGTCCTGGCGCAGGAAGTAGGCCTCGCCCTGGCGGAACCAGGCCTCGTCCACGAGGGGCGAATCCGGATGTTCGGTGACCAGGCGCGAAAGCGCGAGCACGGCGTCGTTGGGTTCGCCGCGCTGGTCGTGGGCGCGCGCGAGCTGGTAGAGCACCACATCGCCTTCGGCGCGATCGGGGAAACGATCGACCAGCTCGGCGTAGAGTCGGATCGCCTCGCCGTAGGCCGCCTGAGCCGCATCCAGACGCTCCTCTTCGAGAAGCAGCTCCTCCGCCCGCTCGAGCTCGAGGTCGGCGAGGCGACGCAGGGCATCGGCGCGGCGGGGGTCATCGGCGGGCGCAAGCTCGAGGAACGCGTGGTAGCTCTCGCGGGCGCGCTCCGCGTCCAGAAAATCGGAAAGCACCTGGCCGTGCGTGGGCAAAGCGCCGAGCACCATGCCGGCCACCGCCAGGGCCAAGGTCCGCCGTGCATGCCTTACGAGGTGCCCAGCCATCAGGGCGCGTCTCCGTGGGCGGCGCTGTCGTAGACGCTCGCCAGGGCGTACTGCGCTTCCGTGAGGTAGGCAGCCAGACGGGCGCGGCGCTGATCCAGCGTGCGCGTGGCCAAGGCGTAGATGTAATCGCCGTGTTCGTCCATGAGCCCGTCGATCCGTGCGGTGAGTGCGTCCACGCGGGGCACGATGGCCTCCACGCGTTCAGCGAATCGCTGCAGGCGCTCGTCTGCCCCTTCGCGGGCGGCGAGCAGCGCCTCCGTGCGCGTATGTGCTTCGGCCAGCGCGCCGTCCAGTTCACGCACGGATTTCGTGCGATCCCACAGGCGCGCGGCGTACTCCTCTTCCAGCTGCCAGGACAGGACCCCATCCAGGACCCGGTACTTGTTGCGCAGCTCATCCAATTGCTCAGTATAGCGTCCCGCGTCCGCCGGCAGCGTGTCGAGGCGATCGCGCACGCGGCCGAGGCGCTCCTGAACAGCCTGCTCGTCCGCGCTCACCAAACCCGCCGCATCGGCCTCTACACGCACGCGCTCAAGACGCGCCCGAACCCGCTCGCCACGCTCATCGAGCGCCCCGAGACGCCCGCTGGCGAGGGCCTCGCTCATCAGCTCAACGCGATCGTCGAAGCGCGTGCGACGCGAGGCCAACATGTCCTGATAGGCCGAGACGCCTTCGCGCCAGCCCTCGAGGTTCTGGCGCAGGAGGCGCAGATCTCGGTAGTTCTTGAGGGCTTCCTGGAACGAGTGCTCGGCCAACAAGCGGTACAGATAGCGTGTCTGCGGTGTATCCGGCAGGCGTTCTAGCTGCCAGAACCAACCGAGGTCATCGCCCTCGACGGAGGCCAGCAGCTCGCCCAGAAAGCCCCCGCTGGCGGCGTCGTAGGCGACCCGATCAATGCGCGCCATCTCGTCGTTGAAGGTGCCGATCGCGGCCGTGTAGCGATCCACGGCCCCGGGGTAGTCTTCGAGCTTGCCGAGGGCGTAGGGCACGGCCAGGAAGGCTTCCTGCACGGCGGGGTCGAAGGGGTCGCCCGCCTCCAGCGCCTGCCAGGGATCGAGGGCGCGCTGGTACTCGCCCTGCGCTGCGTAGGCCCAGCCGAGGCCGAGGCGTGCCCGGGCACTCCAGGGGCTCGCGTCTTCCACGCGACCCAGGTAGCGGGCGGCTTGGTCCGGCTGGTCGTCCTGAAGGAACGCGAACCCCAAGGCGACGTTAGCCTTATCCGTGAGGGCCTGATGCTCCTCGTAGGTGAGATCGACGTCGATAGCGCCCTCGCGCTTGAGCAGGCGCCAGGGCGTGAAGAGGTAGCCGAGGCTGCCGAAGAAACCCACCCGGTCGGGCTGTTCGCGGCCGGCGCCGATGCGCTGCAGGAAGCGCGTGCCACGTTGCACGTCGCCGCCGCGCACGAGGGCCACGCCGAGGTTGTAGCGCGCGTAGTCGAGGTATTCGTCCGAACCCTTCCAGCGCTCGAGCTGGGCCGCTGCCTGATCGTACTGGCCCGTGTCCATGTACAGGCGCGATGCGAGCAGCTTGCGCTGGGCGTCGAGGTCGCGCGGCAGGGATCCACCGATCTCCCCGAGGGCGCGGGCAGCCCGGTCGGGCTGGGCGCGCTGGTAGGCGATCTTGGCCAGATAAAACCAGGCCCGATCGCGCACCTCCTCGCGCTCATCCTGGGCCAGCAGGCTCTGGAAGATCTGCTCAGCGTCCTCCTGCTGGCCGTAGCTCACGAACATGCCGCCGAGGAGCAGCTCCGCCTCGGTGCTGTGGTGAGCGATGCGCTCCTGCTCGCGGGCCGCCAGCAAGCGGGTGATCGCAGCGAAGTGATCGTACTGATAGAAGTGGAACAGGACCTCGCCGTAGTGGAGGTCCCGCACGCGAGGTTCGTAGCGCTTGCGGCGCGCGTCCGCGTCGTCGGCAAGGCCGATCAACGCGCAGGCGAGCAACGCGACGCTTAAGCCTCGACCCATCGACCGCTACTCCCAGACCCGCGCCACGAACTCGGGCTGCTGCTTGGCCTCGCTGTCGTGGATCTGAAGCTCCACGTAGCGGGTGCCGAGGCCCTTTTCGAATTCGAGGGTGGTTCCCCGGCGGTAGTCGCGCCCGTGGGGGCCCTTGCCGGTGAAACGAGCGACCAGCTCGTGCTCACCCGCGCGCAGGTTGCCCACGAAGAGCTTCTGCACACCGCCGCGCACGAGGGCGTCGACCTCACGTTGGGTGTAGAGGTGGCTGGCCACCTGCTTGCCATCGACCTCCAGTTCCACCCCATCGAGGGCGAAGTAGGTGCCGACGTCGAAGGAGAGGAACACCGTGACCTGGGTATTGGCCGGGAACAGCAACTCCTCTTCCAGGATGAAGAGGTCGCGGTTCAGCGCCAGCACCTCGCTCTTGAGGTCCTGCACCTCCTGGTCGATGGCCTTCAGCGGCGCATCGGCGGGCGGGCTGAGGGGCGCCTCAGCCTCGCTCTCCTGGGCGCTGGCAAGCCCACCTAGCAGGCAGGCGGCACTCAGGAGGATACCCCCCGATGCCGTGGCCAACGATCGCCCATTCGTAAGTGTCCGCCGACACCGTTGTTGCCGGTCGCCCGATACCGTCCCCATACGCTTG is part of the Pseudomonadota bacterium genome and harbors:
- a CDS encoding tetratricopeptide repeat protein, whose protein sequence is MGRGLSVALLACALIGLADDADARRKRYEPRVRDLHYGEVLFHFYQYDHFAAITRLLAAREQERIAHHSTEAELLLGGMFVSYGQQEDAEQIFQSLLAQDEREEVRDRAWFYLAKIAYQRAQPDRAARALGEIGGSLPRDLDAQRKLLASRLYMDTGQYDQAAAQLERWKGSDEYLDYARYNLGVALVRGGDVQRGTRFLQRIGAGREQPDRVGFFGSLGYLFTPWRLLKREGAIDVDLTYEEHQALTDKANVALGFAFLQDDQPDQAARYLGRVEDASPWSARARLGLGWAYAAQGEYQRALDPWQALEAGDPFDPAVQEAFLAVPYALGKLEDYPGAVDRYTAAIGTFNDEMARIDRVAYDAASGGFLGELLASVEGDDLGWFWQLERLPDTPQTRYLYRLLAEHSFQEALKNYRDLRLLRQNLEGWREGVSAYQDMLASRRTRFDDRVELMSEALASGRLGALDERGERVRARLERVRVEADAAGLVSADEQAVQERLGRVRDRLDTLPADAGRYTEQLDELRNKYRVLDGVLSWQLEEEYAARLWDRTKSVRELDGALAEAHTRTEALLAAREGADERLQRFAERVEAIVPRVDALTARIDGLMDEHGDYIYALATRTLDQRRARLAAYLTEAQYALASVYDSAAHGDAP
- a CDS encoding MotA/TolQ/ExbB proton channel family protein — protein: MNAYNAVVSFFQDGGMFMYPIVIVFAIGLAIALERWVVLSMSAVRNQQVWKKVTPLLKSGDYNQAVIVTRQSKTSVGKILSYGFDRLRSSRRRDDIERAMEESLMEEVPRLEQRTHYLATFANVATLLGLLGTIIGLIKAFTAVAAANPAEKADLLSASISVAMNTTAFGLMVAIPLLLIHTVLQSKTSRIVDSLEMAAVKFLNNVSERTAQKEGA
- a CDS encoding ABC transporter transmembrane domain-containing protein produces the protein MADLSKQPFRLFPLLRLIVAPDAGFFYVAAIYAVAISLFTLAVPISVQILIEAVANTTVVRAVVVLSLALFAVLALSGFLVALQVWAMEVFERRFFARMTSEIALRLVYADHDALLKRNRDDLMNRFFEIMNLQKTLPAMAVGGTTLVLQTLVGYVVVSFYHPVFFA
- a CDS encoding AraC family transcriptional regulator, whose protein sequence is MATASGGILLSAACLLGGLASAQESEAEAPLSPPADAPLKAIDQEVQDLKSEVLALNRDLFILEEELLFPANTQVTVFLSFDVGTYFALDGVELEVDGKQVASHLYTQREVDALVRGGVQKLFVGNLRAGEHELVARFTGKGPHGRDYRRGTTLEFEKGLGTRYVELQIHDSEAKQQPEFVARVWE
- a CDS encoding AgmX/PglI C-terminal domain-containing protein, encoding MSTYVHSYYREYDLPWSVPEVDAKRLNKFTVRVLAVTLVLALIVPILPTQDAEQARPEEVPERFVKLVIERKKPPPPPPVVQPEPTPEPEPVVQEKPPEPVPEVTPEPEPTPPPPEVKPQERVAEAREKASRTGVMAFADQLADLRQHTAVTVAAKPQALSDSVAAADRSERSLVTAGAGSASGGINTAGLSRNTGGTQLTGRQTTTVESDVAVAQVARAAAEAAGAVAVTRSREEIEMVFDRNKAAIYALYRRALRQNPGLQGKLVLRLTIAPSGQVVACEVVSSELNSPELEAKLVRRVRLFDFGAKDVSEVTTTKPIEFFPA
- a CDS encoding tetratricopeptide repeat protein — translated: MSATSINPGRRGVPARAGAHLLLLLTAALVVGGCSSVPSARKAKGGEEGEADAVVVSAQVQRDYGAALALLEAGDFAAARERLEALVAAQPALLGPRVNLGIALSGEGNYEAAQNALLAAIELRPEAVEAWNQLGVVYRQMGRFLSAREAYGKAIAVAPDYALAHFNAAVLHDIYLHQPAEALAHYERYFQLADEPDDRVEAWIADMRRQVEAEQRTAGVVDEEF
- a CDS encoding biopolymer transporter ExbD; the protein is MSTRFNRRFSGGRRNANASAAGKLNLVSLMDIFTILVFFLLVNSNDSQEVPSSKILAMPESVAEEKPRETVVVMVTADRILVQGQQVATTDEAAAVDGNIIAPLREALAAEHERLIADAGLAADDEPPTHEVTIMGDKGTPFRLLKKVMATCTDADYTRVSLAVVQRAGKDEAAGGGAQS
- a CDS encoding biopolymer transporter ExbD, giving the protein MAIGRRKWRERHAQETAELNITAFMNLMVILVPFLLITAVFSRLAVIELNLPGPDGAAAQSEPEETLNLEITVRASYLEVGDRDTGLLKAFANTADGRYDLAALADFLKQVKVRYPDKTDATVLLEPDIEYDVLVQVMDAVRVEQVVENGNKQFGELFPEIAVGDAVPASPGVEAALTADAASVLDAGD
- a CDS encoding tetratricopeptide repeat protein, with translation MAGHLVRHARRTLALAVAGMVLGALPTHGQVLSDFLDAERARESYHAFLELAPADDPRRADALRRLADLELERAEELLLEEERLDAAQAAYGEAIRLYAELVDRFPDRAEGDVVLYQLARAHDQRGEPNDAVLALSRLVTEHPDSPLVDEAWFRQGEAYFLRQDFDLAADAYGQVLAIGDVSDFFDQALYKQGWSLFREARYEDGTAAFWHLAGRILTPDETAYSQRAEDDISRAERELLDDAIRAMSISFSYLEGVDSLTAFLATQPKQGFEHLTYAGLGDLYLGQERFNDAAITYDAFSVAYPEHREAPVLQLRVIDTYVNAGFSDEVLAAKEAFAERYALTAPFWTLHAPAELEDVVAALKVHLTDLTEYYHARAQAGAEAGTDDSAADYETATYWYRQWLASFPAEVETPGKRFLLAELLFEQQRFAEATEEYERTAYEYGDHMQAAEAGYAALLAYDREAERLGDGAGRDGWRRQGVDSALRFAVTFPTHAQAVAVQTRAAEDLFAFGEYAAASDAAVVVTTWDPPAELALARTAWTVVGYAQFELADYLRAEQAYQQVLALDPEPQVREDMTERLAASVYRQGEAHRDAGDLESAVEDFLRVAQVAPDSSITATADYDASAALIQLEQWERAATALNDFRARHPDHEYAADVTRKLATAYLATGDAAGAAVELERVARTDGEPMDVRIDSAWNATNQYEQSNNPPKTLAMLAYLSDQLPVSLDERVDAQERTAATHQRLGNGAAELTALRRLVDIDAAAGANRSDRSRSAAAGAALKLADVEREQFERLQLTLPIQESLTAKRGAMESTLDAYTLAAGYGIADVSTASAYRIADLYLGLGRALMDSERPRELSELELEQYEFLLEEQAFPFEEQAIELHEANARRTVDGVFDEWVQASLTRLAELVPARYAKAEKGETLVSYID